A single window of Gemmatimonadota bacterium DNA harbors:
- a CDS encoding Ig-like domain-containing protein, translated as MSSRPAFSRWGRFAVLVVLGGIGACSDSTGPLVENVSDFRIDLPVATLAAGTSLPVAAQAVYTSGRIEALNASWSTSDALCAEVVEGKLVARHSGTVILTATSGRRTATRKVVITPWGREIGPEGGQLSSMDEQIRLVVPAAALSERTFVSAEWSFASEYGTDGIVAGSAHTVRFGDVVLGHPVRVRLRYEPNALGPDARPVFLRLHRWTGAGWEAVPGLGDPMGAYVEGDVDGSGVYAVREIAPWVDRIDPDVALTQLRVGETTTIGVSVYDVTGSGLERPMTFTSSDENVLAVDADGVVTARGPGTATVTIDVDGVQAQVALEVVPSVWAVSLTPNSLTLLPGQVATIAAAVKDGAGKPNTMDVTWFTENAAVAVVSERGVVTAVAPGSTRIGVVADGVRGWAQVVVTPAAPVPVASVTVTASATTVVKGTLVRVSALAYDASGKALPDRTITWATSHHDIGVPMDTVGSAVDFKAGFVGTFRAIATSGGVSGSVEITVVAAPPPANDGVLSVTPTAWTAHPGDELTLIAEVQDHSGNPVPGRTFTFVSSDPTVASVDGSGVVRAHSAGEADITVTSGALSAVVKVVVAKPGGGGGGEPEEGYGNNLSWPVIFAEGYGVTGLPVAQDPGVRPTLMESIPVPSNDAFFWSGNTPDVEVGGVQYFQQQNANTWRAQWFDGSALGRQSAEVDWGDNLTHHTWNTHSIVRIEHTLSAWTAAPATGFNMTLLSGSGPSEMHGTDGSTGGFLPTIYSVSPRLKIEKLDNTTLEPRFTAFEGTIAEGLGNDGPGYYSAEVNVAGKVIYGYNFFLRDVPIPANEHRYGWWRITFSLDDFALVGGVSVPRNVSLDACGEAADPELEYVPVLDPSGRFTWLDIWVDQAGGGGGGGGGGGGGGGGGGGGGGGNCGGGGGGHT; from the coding sequence ATGTCGTCCAGACCTGCCTTCTCGCGCTGGGGCCGCTTCGCCGTTCTCGTCGTCCTCGGGGGGATCGGGGCCTGCTCCGACTCCACCGGGCCGTTGGTCGAGAACGTGTCGGATTTCCGCATCGATCTGCCGGTGGCCACCCTGGCCGCGGGCACCTCGCTACCTGTGGCGGCCCAGGCGGTCTACACATCGGGGCGCATCGAAGCCCTGAACGCGAGTTGGTCCACGTCCGACGCCCTGTGTGCGGAGGTCGTGGAAGGAAAGCTGGTCGCGCGTCACTCCGGTACCGTCATCCTGACGGCCACCAGCGGTCGGCGCACGGCGACCCGCAAGGTCGTGATCACACCCTGGGGGCGTGAGATCGGCCCCGAAGGCGGTCAGCTCAGCTCGATGGACGAGCAGATCCGCCTGGTCGTACCCGCCGCGGCGCTGTCCGAACGGACGTTCGTCTCGGCCGAGTGGTCGTTCGCCTCCGAGTACGGCACCGACGGCATCGTGGCCGGCTCGGCGCATACGGTGCGCTTCGGTGACGTCGTGCTCGGCCACCCGGTCCGGGTGCGGCTACGCTATGAGCCGAACGCGCTGGGCCCGGATGCCCGTCCGGTCTTCCTCCGGCTCCACCGTTGGACCGGGGCAGGATGGGAGGCCGTGCCCGGGCTCGGCGACCCCATGGGGGCGTACGTCGAAGGCGATGTCGACGGGTCGGGCGTCTATGCCGTCCGGGAGATCGCGCCGTGGGTGGACCGGATCGATCCCGATGTCGCTCTGACGCAGCTTCGGGTCGGGGAGACCACCACCATCGGTGTTTCGGTCTACGACGTGACCGGAAGCGGGCTCGAGCGACCGATGACGTTCACCTCTTCGGACGAGAACGTTCTGGCGGTGGACGCCGACGGGGTCGTGACCGCCAGGGGCCCCGGCACCGCCACGGTGACCATCGACGTGGACGGCGTGCAGGCCCAGGTAGCACTCGAGGTTGTCCCCTCGGTCTGGGCCGTGAGCCTGACGCCGAACAGCCTGACGCTGCTTCCCGGACAGGTCGCCACGATCGCGGCGGCCGTGAAGGATGGCGCAGGCAAGCCCAACACGATGGACGTCACCTGGTTCACCGAGAACGCGGCTGTGGCCGTCGTCAGCGAGCGTGGCGTGGTCACTGCGGTTGCGCCCGGCTCGACCCGCATCGGCGTCGTGGCCGACGGCGTGCGGGGGTGGGCGCAGGTGGTCGTGACGCCGGCAGCGCCGGTGCCCGTCGCGTCCGTGACGGTCACGGCCTCCGCGACGACCGTCGTGAAGGGCACCCTGGTGCGGGTGAGCGCCCTGGCCTACGACGCGTCCGGAAAGGCGCTGCCCGACCGTACCATCACGTGGGCGACGTCGCACCACGACATCGGAGTCCCGATGGACACGGTCGGTTCGGCCGTGGACTTCAAGGCCGGGTTCGTGGGCACCTTCCGCGCGATCGCGACGAGCGGTGGGGTGAGTGGATCTGTGGAGATCACCGTCGTGGCGGCGCCACCTCCTGCGAACGATGGCGTGCTGTCCGTCACGCCCACGGCCTGGACGGCCCATCCGGGTGACGAGCTCACGCTGATCGCCGAGGTGCAGGATCACAGCGGGAATCCGGTCCCGGGTCGCACGTTCACCTTCGTGAGCAGCGACCCCACCGTCGCATCGGTGGATGGCTCCGGGGTCGTTCGCGCGCATTCCGCCGGCGAGGCGGACATCACGGTGACCAGCGGCGCCCTCAGCGCCGTGGTGAAGGTCGTCGTGGCCAAGCCGGGTGGCGGAGGGGGAGGCGAGCCCGAGGAGGGCTACGGAAACAACCTCTCCTGGCCCGTGATCTTCGCCGAGGGATACGGCGTCACCGGGTTGCCGGTCGCCCAGGATCCGGGCGTTCGACCCACGCTGATGGAAAGCATCCCCGTGCCCTCCAACGACGCGTTCTTCTGGTCCGGGAACACGCCGGACGTGGAGGTCGGTGGGGTCCAGTACTTCCAGCAGCAGAACGCCAACACCTGGCGGGCGCAGTGGTTCGACGGCAGCGCCCTGGGTCGGCAGTCCGCGGAGGTGGATTGGGGAGACAACCTGACCCACCACACGTGGAACACGCACTCGATCGTGCGGATCGAACACACGCTCAGCGCGTGGACGGCAGCCCCGGCGACAGGGTTCAACATGACCCTGCTCTCGGGGTCGGGACCGTCCGAGATGCACGGAACCGATGGCTCGACGGGTGGGTTCCTGCCGACCATCTACTCGGTCAGCCCGCGCTTGAAGATCGAGAAGCTGGACAACACCACCCTCGAACCGCGCTTCACGGCCTTCGAGGGGACGATCGCCGAGGGCCTGGGCAACGACGGCCCGGGGTACTACAGCGCGGAGGTCAACGTGGCCGGGAAGGTCATCTACGGCTACAACTTCTTCCTGCGTGACGTGCCCATCCCGGCCAACGAGCATCGCTACGGCTGGTGGCGCATCACCTTCAGCCTGGACGACTTCGCCCTCGTCGGCGGGGTGTCCGTCCCGCGCAACGTCTCGCTGGACGCCTGCGGCGAAGCCGCCGATCCGGAGCTGGAGTACGTTCCGGTGCTCGACCCGTCCGGTCGCTTCACCTGGCTCGACATCTGGGTCGACCAGGCCGGAGGTGGTGGCGGTGGTGGCGGTGGTGGCGGTGGAGGAGGGGGTGGTGGAGGAGGTGGTGGGGGTGGGAACTGCGGAGGAGGGGGCGGCGGGCACACGTGA
- the xth gene encoding exodeoxyribonuclease III, with translation MSFKIATWNINSIKVRLDRVLDWLERERPDALCLQETKIPDDAFPFEAIEAVGYHAVVHGQKAYNGVAILARSAPEAVERGLPGDGPEEEARLISALVDGVRVISAYFPNGQMVGTERYAAKLRWMDRLLDHLRATASLEAPLALVGDFNVAPTDLDVAFPERWGASVLCHADARAALARFEGWGLVDVVAARRPQDNWFTWWDYQRLAFPKNDGLRIDHVFATPPLAGQVLETRVDREARKKLHFESKPSDHTPVVVTFSR, from the coding sequence GTGTCGTTCAAGATCGCCACCTGGAACATCAACTCCATCAAGGTCCGCCTCGATCGCGTGCTCGACTGGCTGGAGCGGGAGCGCCCGGACGCGCTCTGCCTCCAGGAGACCAAGATCCCCGACGACGCCTTCCCCTTCGAGGCGATCGAGGCGGTGGGGTACCACGCGGTGGTGCACGGGCAGAAGGCCTACAACGGCGTGGCCATCCTGGCGCGGTCCGCGCCCGAGGCGGTGGAGCGGGGCCTCCCCGGCGACGGCCCCGAGGAGGAAGCGCGGCTCATCTCGGCCCTGGTGGACGGCGTGCGGGTGATCAGCGCGTACTTCCCGAACGGCCAGATGGTGGGCACCGAGCGGTACGCGGCCAAGCTGCGGTGGATGGACCGCCTCCTGGACCACCTGCGGGCCACCGCGAGCCTCGAGGCCCCACTGGCCCTGGTCGGTGACTTCAACGTGGCTCCGACCGACCTCGATGTCGCGTTTCCGGAACGCTGGGGAGCGAGCGTGCTCTGCCACGCGGACGCCCGCGCTGCACTCGCGCGCTTCGAAGGATGGGGGCTGGTGGACGTGGTGGCTGCCCGGCGTCCGCAAGACAACTGGTTCACGTGGTGGGACTACCAGCGCCTGGCGTTCCCCAAGAACGACGGGCTGCGGATCGACCACGTGTTCGCCACACCGCCGCTGGCCGGCCAGGTGCTGGAGACGCGCGTGGACCGGGAGGCGCGCAAGAAGCTCCACTTCGAGTCGAAACCGTCGGATCACACGCCGGTGGTGGTGACGTTCTCACGCTGA
- a CDS encoding PadR family transcriptional regulator — MTDRADPLPGTLDLLILKAISLGHVHGYGVLLRIEQISGGALEIKQGALYPALYRLEHQGLIESEWGTSENNRRAKFYRLTGAGRKRFGEEKASWNRLADAIALALTATPLET, encoded by the coding sequence ATGACCGACCGCGCCGACCCCCTTCCCGGGACCCTGGATCTGTTGATCCTCAAGGCCATCTCCCTCGGGCACGTGCATGGCTACGGGGTCCTGCTCCGCATCGAGCAGATCTCCGGAGGCGCCCTGGAGATCAAGCAGGGAGCCCTCTACCCCGCCCTCTACCGGCTCGAACACCAGGGCCTGATCGAGAGCGAGTGGGGAACGTCCGAGAACAATCGGCGCGCCAAGTTCTACCGGCTGACCGGTGCAGGACGGAAGCGCTTCGGGGAGGAGAAGGCGAGCTGGAACCGCCTGGCCGACGCCATCGCGTTGGCGCTGACCGCCACGCCCCTGGAGACCTGA
- a CDS encoding ABC transporter permease, translated as MDPRPGSSGIRRLVARVRSLWRGLRHRSEMEAEMLEEFRHHIELRTEALIREGLDPRAAARRAHLEFGHIETHRDDARTARGLGLFDGVRFSSLDLKVALRMVRKHPWLTVVAVFALAVGIPVGLAPMHLSGVFDAPLPEDPGRRVWALRLWQPLTSSVATPRLDDFEYWSRELSSFARLGAFQSSTFNVDADDGRAPPVRGAHVTASTFDILGRPALLGRTLLPSDQAADAPDVVVLGHGLWTARFGADPTLVGRTIRIGGAPHTVVGVMPAGFLFPWADQIWLPLREAPLASAARLQGLRVFGRLTDGVSVEEAQTELSAAGRAPVEEDSSLRVRLQPEVVPFAFSYLSFPRGGLRSLPEYLFFQTLALTLLLVACGNVAMLIFARTATRFRELAIRGALGAGRARIVSQLFVETLVLAVLAAGMGVFLLDTALGRLDFAGWAGVESLPYWLSLDVTGGGLLSALVLAVLSATLAGVLPALRITGRDVSDTIRKANAGRSGIRFGGAIGALVVADVAVSVVVVSLALSTVDRMTDAARAAQAAGIPADEYLAVDVRMPDASPRGGEAVERQRFREEMAAVQRALVERLQNEPGVRSVAVADALPRMDARSRPVEIDGVTRPGSMPGWYVSAVRIDPGFFSALETPILMGRDFALGDVEDGATAVIVNAPFVERLLAGRDPIGQRIRFLTGANEGEGPWYQIVGVVGHLGINMVNPASGEALYLPTAPGDLNPFQIGIHARVSPETLVPRVREIVEQVAPTAIAGAPRPLGRINQGDWYLILGVAAGLALLVAVLLVLVISGIYAMMSFSVSERTREIGVRAALGATRPRLVYTVLRRSLLQIGIGALLGLPLAARVFYELGLASGSRHATVGAVALALGLAVGAVAVVGASSCYVPMRRVLAIQPNEALRAEG; from the coding sequence ATGGATCCACGACCTGGCTCCTCGGGGATCCGCCGCCTCGTGGCGCGCGTGCGCTCGCTGTGGAGAGGACTGCGTCACCGCTCGGAGATGGAAGCAGAGATGCTCGAGGAGTTCCGCCATCACATCGAGCTCCGCACGGAGGCCCTGATCCGGGAGGGCCTGGATCCGCGCGCTGCGGCCCGGCGCGCCCATCTGGAGTTCGGGCACATCGAGACGCACCGCGACGACGCACGAACGGCGCGGGGTCTGGGCCTCTTCGACGGTGTCCGCTTCTCGTCGCTCGACCTGAAGGTGGCGCTACGCATGGTGCGCAAGCATCCCTGGCTCACCGTCGTCGCGGTCTTCGCGCTGGCCGTGGGGATCCCCGTGGGGCTCGCGCCGATGCACCTGTCGGGCGTGTTCGACGCACCGCTGCCGGAAGACCCGGGGCGCCGCGTCTGGGCGCTGCGCCTGTGGCAGCCCCTGACCAGCAGCGTCGCCACACCCCGGCTCGACGACTTCGAATACTGGTCGCGGGAGCTTTCGTCCTTCGCTCGGCTGGGCGCCTTCCAGAGCTCCACGTTCAACGTCGACGCCGACGATGGCCGCGCCCCGCCGGTCCGGGGGGCTCACGTCACCGCGTCCACGTTCGACATCCTCGGTCGGCCCGCCCTGCTGGGCCGCACCCTGCTTCCCTCGGATCAGGCGGCGGACGCTCCCGACGTCGTGGTCCTCGGGCATGGGCTGTGGACGGCACGCTTCGGTGCCGATCCCACGCTCGTGGGAAGGACGATCCGCATCGGCGGTGCGCCGCATACGGTGGTCGGGGTCATGCCGGCCGGCTTCCTGTTTCCGTGGGCCGACCAGATCTGGTTGCCGCTCCGCGAGGCCCCGCTGGCCTCGGCAGCGCGGCTCCAGGGCCTGCGCGTCTTCGGCCGTCTCACCGACGGCGTCTCGGTCGAGGAGGCGCAGACGGAGCTCAGTGCGGCCGGACGCGCCCCCGTCGAGGAGGACTCCTCCCTACGCGTCCGTCTACAACCGGAGGTGGTCCCCTTCGCGTTCTCCTACCTCTCCTTCCCCCGCGGAGGCCTGCGAAGCCTGCCCGAGTACCTGTTCTTCCAGACCCTGGCGTTGACCCTGCTGCTCGTGGCGTGCGGCAACGTCGCGATGCTGATCTTCGCGCGTACGGCCACACGCTTCCGGGAGCTTGCCATCCGGGGCGCGCTGGGGGCCGGTCGGGCCCGCATCGTTTCGCAGCTCTTCGTTGAAACGCTGGTGCTCGCTGTCCTCGCCGCCGGTATGGGCGTCTTCTTGCTCGACACCGCGCTCGGACGGTTGGATTTCGCGGGTTGGGCGGGCGTCGAGTCCCTTCCCTACTGGTTGTCCCTGGACGTCACGGGCGGCGGGCTCCTCAGCGCCCTGGTCCTGGCTGTCCTCAGCGCGACCCTCGCGGGCGTGCTGCCGGCGCTGCGCATCACGGGGCGCGACGTCAGCGACACGATCCGCAAGGCGAACGCGGGCCGTTCCGGTATCCGCTTCGGCGGCGCGATCGGAGCGCTGGTCGTGGCCGACGTGGCGGTCTCCGTCGTGGTCGTGTCCCTCGCGCTGTCGACGGTGGATCGGATGACCGATGCCGCCCGGGCAGCACAGGCCGCGGGCATTCCCGCCGATGAGTACCTGGCCGTGGACGTGCGGATGCCGGACGCCTCGCCGAGGGGCGGAGAGGCCGTGGAGCGGCAGCGCTTCCGGGAGGAGATGGCGGCCGTTCAGCGGGCGCTGGTCGAGCGCCTGCAGAACGAACCCGGCGTGCGTAGCGTGGCCGTGGCCGACGCATTGCCGCGCATGGACGCCCGTTCCCGGCCCGTCGAGATCGACGGTGTGACCCGCCCCGGCAGCATGCCGGGGTGGTACGTCAGCGCCGTGCGCATCGACCCGGGCTTCTTCTCCGCCCTGGAGACACCCATCCTCATGGGTCGTGACTTCGCTCTGGGGGACGTCGAGGACGGGGCCACGGCCGTGATCGTGAACGCGCCCTTCGTGGAGCGACTGCTCGCGGGACGCGACCCGATCGGTCAGCGCATCCGCTTCCTGACCGGAGCGAATGAAGGAGAGGGTCCCTGGTATCAGATCGTCGGCGTGGTCGGCCACCTCGGCATCAACATGGTGAACCCGGCGAGCGGAGAGGCGCTGTATCTCCCAACCGCGCCGGGGGACTTGAATCCTTTCCAGATCGGCATCCATGCCCGGGTCTCGCCCGAGACCCTGGTCCCTCGCGTGCGGGAGATCGTGGAGCAGGTGGCGCCCACCGCAATCGCCGGAGCTCCGAGACCGCTGGGACGGATCAACCAGGGCGACTGGTACCTGATCCTCGGAGTCGCCGCCGGGCTGGCGCTGCTGGTGGCCGTGCTGCTGGTGCTGGTGATCTCCGGCATCTACGCCATGATGTCCTTCTCGGTCTCCGAGCGGACCCGCGAGATCGGTGTCCGCGCCGCGTTGGGGGCGACCCGCCCCCGCCTGGTCTACACGGTGCTCCGTCGCTCGCTGCTGCAGATCGGGATCGGGGCCCTGTTGGGGCTGCCGTTGGCGGCACGGGTGTTCTACGAGTTGGGCCTGGCCAGCGGGAGCCGCCACGCCACCGTCGGCGCCGTGGCCTTGGCGCTGGGGCTCGCGGTGGGCGCGGTGGCGGTCGTGGGGGCGTCTTCCTGCTACGTTCCCATGCGACGGGTACTGGCCATCCAGCCGAACGAGGCGCTCCGAGCCGAAGGATGA
- a CDS encoding aminoacetone oxidase family FAD-binding enzyme has protein sequence MTESPVPLPVAVIGAGAAGLMAALHAARAGASVVLLERTSDGGRKILISGGGRCNVLPAVERPGAFVTDSSARLLRRLLGAWPLAEQRAFFESDLGLPLSLEAESAKLFPRSGKARDVRDALLDAARAAGVRPWFGAAVTDAVPTGNGWTVHLEGAPPLIACAVVLATGGLSVPATGSDGFGLKLADRLGHTVHPTYPALTPLTADPPPHAHLAGISLEVTLRAPAARPRVTTTGGFLFTHRGWSGPAVLDASHLATRARLGLAEPDSARIRVAWTRLDRDAWTAELQSGPGTVARAVGRHLPDRLVEQLLAQAGIPADRTLAQLRRGERTALVEALCDTLLPWTGDEGYKKAEVTGGGVALSEMDPHTLESRLCPGLFLCGELLDAFGPIGGHNFQWAWSTGRAAGLGAATHAQRPPHA, from the coding sequence ATGACGGAGTCCCCTGTTCCGCTCCCCGTCGCCGTCATCGGCGCCGGCGCCGCCGGCCTCATGGCGGCGCTGCACGCGGCGCGCGCCGGCGCGTCGGTGGTGTTGCTCGAGCGCACGTCGGATGGCGGGCGCAAGATCCTCATCAGCGGCGGAGGTCGCTGCAACGTGCTGCCGGCGGTGGAGCGGCCGGGCGCGTTCGTGACCGATTCGTCCGCGCGCCTGCTGCGCCGACTGCTCGGCGCCTGGCCCCTCGCCGAGCAGCGCGCCTTCTTCGAGTCCGACCTGGGCCTTCCCCTGTCCCTGGAAGCCGAGTCCGCCAAGCTCTTCCCGCGGAGCGGCAAGGCCCGCGACGTTCGCGACGCACTCCTCGACGCCGCCCGCGCCGCTGGAGTCCGCCCGTGGTTCGGCGCGGCGGTCACCGACGCGGTCCCGACCGGGAACGGATGGACGGTCCACCTGGAGGGCGCGCCACCCCTCATCGCCTGCGCCGTGGTGCTGGCCACCGGGGGCCTGTCCGTCCCCGCCACCGGGAGCGACGGCTTCGGCCTGAAGCTGGCGGACCGGCTCGGGCATACCGTCCATCCGACGTATCCGGCGCTCACGCCGCTCACGGCGGATCCGCCTCCGCATGCGCATCTGGCGGGGATCTCGCTCGAGGTCACCCTGCGGGCTCCGGCCGCCCGCCCCCGCGTCACCACGACGGGAGGCTTCCTGTTCACGCATCGTGGGTGGAGTGGTCCCGCGGTCCTGGACGCCTCGCACCTGGCCACCCGGGCCCGACTCGGGTTGGCGGAGCCCGATTCCGCGCGGATCCGGGTGGCCTGGACCCGGTTGGACCGAGACGCCTGGACCGCCGAGCTCCAGAGTGGGCCGGGCACCGTGGCGCGGGCGGTGGGACGCCACCTCCCCGACCGGCTGGTGGAGCAGCTGCTCGCACAGGCGGGCATCCCCGCGGACCGCACGCTGGCCCAGCTCCGCCGCGGGGAGCGGACCGCGCTCGTGGAAGCGCTGTGCGACACGCTCCTGCCCTGGACGGGCGACGAAGGCTACAAGAAGGCGGAGGTGACCGGCGGTGGCGTGGCGCTGTCGGAGATGGATCCGCACACGCTCGAGAGCCGCCTGTGCCCCGGGCTGTTCCTGTGCGGGGAACTCCTCGACGCATTCGGGCCTATCGGGGGACACAACTTCCAGTGGGCGTGGAGTACCGGCCGGGCGGCCGGGCTCGGGGCGGCGACCCACGCGCAGCGACCCCCGCACGCCTGA
- a CDS encoding neutral zinc metallopeptidase, whose translation MVQWEKRGRSRNLEDRRGQRVGRAGVGIGGTLLLLVLSVFFGPEVLQVLGPVVSATNNRPQVTEGPLETTAAEEETVDYVSFLLDDMQAVWNTRLPRMGADYRETTLVLFRDATPSACGLGQSAMGPFYCPRDEKVYLDLSFFDELAQRFGAPGDFAQAYVLAHEIGHHVQNVLGISTEVSRLQQARPNQANQLSVRLELQADCLAGVWGASAAAQGRLEPGDAQEGLRAAAAIGDDRIQRQTQGRVVPESFTHGTSEQRLEWLRRGLQSGDPNTCDTFGA comes from the coding sequence GTGGTCCAGTGGGAGAAGCGCGGCCGCAGCCGCAATCTGGAGGATCGGCGGGGGCAGCGGGTCGGACGGGCAGGGGTGGGCATCGGGGGCACCCTGTTGCTCCTGGTGCTCAGCGTCTTCTTCGGACCGGAAGTGCTCCAGGTGCTCGGACCGGTGGTCTCCGCCACCAACAATCGCCCGCAGGTCACGGAAGGCCCGTTGGAAACGACGGCCGCCGAAGAAGAGACCGTCGACTACGTGTCCTTCCTGCTGGACGACATGCAAGCGGTCTGGAACACGCGGCTGCCACGGATGGGCGCCGATTACCGCGAGACCACCCTCGTGCTGTTTCGTGACGCCACGCCGTCCGCATGCGGCCTGGGGCAGTCCGCGATGGGTCCGTTCTACTGTCCGCGCGATGAGAAGGTCTACCTCGACCTCTCGTTCTTCGACGAGCTGGCCCAGCGCTTCGGCGCTCCCGGCGATTTCGCGCAAGCGTACGTGCTCGCGCACGAGATCGGTCATCACGTCCAGAACGTGCTCGGCATCTCCACCGAGGTCTCCCGCTTGCAGCAGGCGCGTCCGAACCAGGCCAACCAGCTTTCGGTGCGGCTCGAGTTGCAGGCCGATTGCCTCGCGGGTGTCTGGGGCGCCTCCGCGGCCGCACAGGGCCGCCTGGAGCCGGGCGATGCGCAGGAGGGGCTACGCGCCGCGGCCGCGATCGGCGACGACCGCATCCAGCGTCAGACGCAGGGTCGGGTCGTGCCGGAGTCGTTCACCCACGGTACCTCCGAGCAGCGCCTCGAGTGGCTGCGTCGGGGCCTGCAGAGCGGCGACCCGAACACCTGCGACACGTTCGGCGCCTGA
- a CDS encoding DUF2892 domain-containing protein — MKMHYLIRRIAGIFVLGSLALGWWVHPAWFLFTAFVGFNLIQSSFTHFCPMEWMLAKAKVADPV; from the coding sequence ATGAAGATGCACTATCTGATCCGCCGCATCGCGGGGATCTTCGTCCTCGGATCGCTGGCTCTGGGCTGGTGGGTGCACCCGGCCTGGTTCCTCTTCACCGCGTTCGTGGGTTTCAACCTGATCCAGTCCAGCTTCACGCATTTCTGCCCGATGGAATGGATGCTGGCCAAGGCCAAGGTGGCGGACCCCGTGTAG